In one Candidatus Binatia bacterium genomic region, the following are encoded:
- a CDS encoding ribonuclease HII — protein sequence MPPGEKLPLADLRRRYVDQARPLPQDVEAALQADGRAAAKAILAAVEKRRRANRAEGQRLRHLFRFEQEVWQTGVTRIAGIDEAGMSPLAGPVVAGAVILPVGWRETGVDDSKKLGPDERARLAVLIKANAVAFGIGIVSPEEIDRINIYRAGLLAMKRAVEALPVVPEHLFIDARKLREIAIPQKSIVRGDTLSFSIAAASILAKTARDAIMIDLDVEYPGYGFARHKGYPVPEHYAALVRLGVCAIHRRSFGPVRRALGLDLLQMEMFATASAADGAWPETANAGGELENVENPGPTLPGPGLSFEIQPADGEPT from the coding sequence ATGCCCCCCGGTGAAAAGCTTCCGCTTGCCGACCTGCGCCGCCGATACGTCGACCAAGCGCGGCCGCTTCCGCAGGACGTCGAGGCGGCGCTGCAGGCTGACGGACGGGCGGCGGCCAAAGCGATTCTCGCAGCGGTCGAGAAGCGCCGCCGTGCCAACCGCGCCGAGGGCCAGCGCCTTCGCCACCTCTTCCGCTTCGAGCAGGAAGTCTGGCAGACGGGCGTCACGCGCATCGCCGGCATCGACGAAGCCGGCATGTCGCCGCTGGCCGGCCCGGTGGTCGCGGGCGCGGTGATCCTTCCGGTCGGCTGGCGGGAAACCGGCGTCGACGATTCGAAGAAGCTCGGACCCGACGAGCGCGCGCGGCTTGCCGTCCTCATCAAGGCCAACGCCGTCGCATTCGGAATCGGCATCGTTTCGCCGGAAGAAATCGACCGCATCAACATCTACCGTGCCGGACTGCTCGCGATGAAGCGCGCGGTCGAAGCGCTCCCGGTCGTGCCAGAGCACCTGTTCATCGACGCGCGCAAACTTCGGGAGATCGCGATCCCGCAGAAATCGATCGTCCGCGGCGATACGTTGAGCTTCTCCATCGCGGCGGCGAGCATCCTGGCCAAGACTGCGCGCGACGCGATCATGATCGACCTCGACGTCGAGTATCCCGGCTACGGGTTTGCGCGCCACAAGGGCTACCCCGTGCCGGAGCACTACGCTGCGCTCGTCCGGCTCGGGGTTTGCGCGATCCACCGGCGCTCGTTCGGACCGGTGCGGCGCGCACTCGGCCTCGATCTGCTGCAGATGGAGATGTTTGCGACCGCAAGCGCCGCGGATGGCGCGTGGCCGGAAACTGCGAATGCGGGCGGGGAACTCGAAAACGTCGAGAACCCCGGCCCGACGTTGCCGGGACCGGGGCTCTCCTTCGAAATCCAGCCCGCCGACGGCGAGCCGACGTAA
- a CDS encoding DUF1566 domain-containing protein, which translates to MRTTTTLATTMLLAAALRSGAAYASDPSLACEAGKLKATASYSACRLKADATAALKSQTPDVSKCDGKFGAKFPAAEAKAGPMVCPSEGDATPVRTFVTSCDDALATALAGGTLPEDVSACNADLATCQAQVGRFCGNGTVDTGEECDGADLAGKTCASFGATDVTGLSCTSGCTLDLGGCSYSTVPSRFHDNGDLTATDLWTGRTWEQKTGTPGSFVDCNMAGTCTDPHDVNNDYHWTSSGSALDGAVRTNFLDILNDVAGGGAHCFAGHCDWRLPTVLELKGIVLEPEAVGTCSTSPCIDPTFPGQTGVGGYWTETSWSDDTAQAYYVRFDSGGGIFPASKLANRYARAIRAGL; encoded by the coding sequence GTGAGGACGACGACTACTCTTGCAACGACAATGCTTCTGGCCGCGGCTCTTCGAAGCGGAGCAGCCTACGCGTCCGACCCTTCACTCGCCTGTGAGGCGGGCAAGCTCAAGGCCACTGCATCGTACTCCGCGTGCCGGCTGAAGGCGGACGCGACTGCGGCACTGAAATCGCAAACGCCCGACGTCAGCAAGTGCGACGGGAAGTTCGGCGCCAAATTTCCCGCTGCCGAAGCGAAGGCCGGCCCGATGGTATGCCCGAGCGAAGGCGACGCGACTCCGGTCCGGACGTTTGTCACGTCCTGCGACGACGCACTCGCCACAGCATTGGCCGGCGGGACGCTTCCCGAAGACGTCTCTGCCTGCAACGCCGATCTTGCCACCTGCCAGGCCCAGGTGGGGCGCTTCTGCGGCAACGGCACGGTGGATACGGGCGAAGAGTGCGACGGCGCCGATCTCGCCGGCAAGACCTGCGCCAGCTTCGGTGCCACCGATGTTACCGGTCTTTCGTGCACGAGCGGCTGCACGCTGGACTTGGGCGGATGCTCGTACAGCACGGTGCCGTCGCGGTTCCACGACAACGGCGACCTCACGGCAACCGACCTGTGGACGGGCAGGACGTGGGAACAGAAGACGGGCACACCCGGCTCTTTCGTCGACTGCAACATGGCGGGAACGTGCACCGATCCTCACGACGTCAACAACGACTACCACTGGACGTCGTCGGGCTCGGCGCTCGACGGCGCGGTGAGGACGAACTTCCTCGACATCCTCAATGACGTGGCCGGCGGTGGAGCGCACTGCTTCGCAGGACACTGCGACTGGCGGCTGCCGACGGTGCTCGAGCTGAAGGGCATCGTGCTCGAACCGGAGGCAGTGGGCACGTGCAGCACCTCTCCGTGCATCGACCCGACTTTCCCCGGCCAGACCGGCGTGGGCGGCTACTGGACGGAAACGTCGTGGAGCGACGACACCGCACAAGCGTACTATGTGCGATTCGATTCCGGCGGCGGGATTTTCCCGGCATCCAAGCTGGCGAACCGGTACGCACGGGCGATTCGCGCGGGACTGTAA
- a CDS encoding alpha/beta fold hydrolase, translating to MKRSAGSILLGILVAAAAAAATPASAYTVPYGGSAMSSAISNEAFTPQSIVGANNGCKPTAAHPYPVVLVHATFADEGSNWVTLAPLLANNGYCVYAFNYGATWLSQCDFIFGCRVDALDSIKTSAGQLGSFISSVLSKTGATKVDLVGHSQGGMMPHYYTKVLGGAAKVHNFVALSPSNHGTTLDGLTTFVNKFPFWANLTMDLIAVIGAPSLTDQEVGSAFIKTLFGSGDPVMTGINYTVIQTKNDEVVTPYTNAFLTGSTVKNILIQNQCPNDPVAHIGMFDDSPAMQNVLNALSSSPNPNFTATCTNYGPPL from the coding sequence GTGAAGAGATCTGCAGGAAGCATCCTCCTCGGCATTCTAGTGGCAGCGGCCGCAGCAGCGGCAACTCCGGCCAGCGCCTACACCGTTCCGTACGGCGGCTCGGCAATGTCGTCGGCAATTTCGAACGAGGCGTTCACGCCGCAGTCCATCGTCGGCGCGAACAACGGCTGCAAGCCGACGGCGGCCCATCCCTATCCAGTGGTTCTCGTGCATGCGACGTTCGCCGACGAGGGCTCGAACTGGGTCACGCTCGCACCGCTGCTGGCCAACAACGGCTACTGCGTCTACGCGTTCAACTACGGCGCGACCTGGCTCTCGCAGTGCGACTTCATCTTCGGATGCCGCGTCGATGCGCTGGATTCGATCAAGACCTCGGCCGGCCAGCTCGGCTCGTTCATCAGCTCGGTGCTCTCGAAGACCGGCGCCACCAAGGTTGACCTGGTCGGACACTCCCAGGGCGGAATGATGCCGCACTACTACACCAAGGTGCTCGGTGGAGCGGCGAAGGTGCACAATTTCGTCGCGCTGTCGCCGAGCAACCACGGCACGACGCTCGACGGGCTGACCACGTTCGTCAACAAGTTCCCGTTCTGGGCGAACCTGACGATGGACCTGATCGCCGTCATCGGCGCTCCGTCGCTCACCGACCAGGAGGTGGGCTCGGCGTTCATCAAGACGCTGTTCGGCTCCGGCGATCCGGTGATGACCGGCATCAACTACACGGTGATCCAGACCAAGAACGACGAGGTGGTCACGCCGTATACGAACGCGTTCCTCACCGGCTCGACCGTCAAGAACATCCTGATCCAGAACCAGTGCCCGAACGATCCGGTGGCGCACATCGGCATGTTCGACGATTCGCCGGCAATGCAGAACGTGCTCAACGCGCTCAGCTCCAGCCCGAATCCGAACTTCACGGCGACCTGCACGAACTACGGTCCGCCGCTGTAG
- a CDS encoding putative quinol monooxygenase, translating to MIIVAVEVDVEAGAADKVRDAVAKMENATRAEEGCETYAFSVDVCDPSKIRVIERWRSIEDIQAHMASPHMAEFNKAMGAIRPKGLSIKAYEIAGEVKLG from the coding sequence ATGATCATCGTTGCCGTCGAAGTGGACGTCGAGGCCGGAGCCGCCGACAAGGTCAGGGACGCAGTCGCGAAAATGGAAAACGCGACGCGCGCAGAGGAAGGCTGCGAGACCTACGCGTTCTCGGTCGACGTCTGCGATCCGTCCAAGATCCGCGTCATCGAGCGCTGGCGCTCGATCGAAGACATCCAGGCCCACATGGCGTCGCCGCACATGGCCGAGTTCAACAAGGCGATGGGCGCAATCCGGCCGAAGGGACTCAGCATCAAGGCTTACGAGATCGCGGGCGAAGTGAAGCTAGGATAG